Proteins from a genomic interval of Diaphorobacter sp. HDW4A:
- a CDS encoding tyrosine-type recombinase/integrase, giving the protein MFKHFLRNSRDADLSVIDEQAIANYCASIARDSLWRVGTLNGLLQKWVALNLPGVTAGCSLYLREHRKPGNTKGDAVRTRDPVKGPFSEEEYTALYSAVNAAYGKGRLPLWMILLTRLLLACGGRIGQYASLKISDFNPQTSVLMLPQIKNGFEHSRVSFLDFDISSQTSQLIVDFYKERYELGHAQDCAFFSTDLVMPKGPQKKIRADDYLFSGHCTPRILSGWFTQLLQEIAPPTARLHFEPIPISPQRFRYTYGTRMAEEGVSQMVIAERLGHVDLQNVSHYISSSPKIVENYDKALSKYLEPLAQAFKGQIIEGEAQSTHKGAPGSRIHDFRVTTKGIGNCAGKARGCRFKKPVACYTCIRFEPWLDAPHEKVLRALEADREKWSDDERMAAVNDVPIKAVKEVISTCIKIWSQRKLEGKSA; this is encoded by the coding sequence GTGTTCAAGCATTTTCTAAGAAACTCCCGTGATGCAGACCTTTCGGTAATTGATGAGCAGGCAATAGCCAACTACTGCGCATCCATAGCGCGAGATAGTTTATGGCGAGTTGGGACACTTAATGGACTTCTACAAAAATGGGTGGCGCTTAATTTGCCTGGTGTTACTGCCGGGTGTTCATTATATTTACGAGAGCACCGTAAGCCAGGAAACACAAAAGGTGATGCAGTACGGACTCGAGACCCAGTAAAAGGTCCATTTAGTGAGGAAGAATACACTGCGCTGTATTCAGCGGTTAATGCTGCTTATGGAAAAGGCAGACTTCCACTTTGGATGATTTTGCTTACGAGATTATTATTAGCATGCGGTGGACGCATTGGTCAGTATGCTTCACTTAAAATCTCTGACTTCAATCCTCAAACTTCTGTTTTAATGCTTCCACAAATAAAAAATGGATTTGAGCATTCACGAGTAAGTTTCCTCGATTTCGATATTAGCTCGCAAACTTCGCAGCTCATTGTTGATTTTTACAAAGAGCGCTATGAGTTGGGTCATGCCCAAGACTGCGCATTTTTCTCAACCGACTTGGTAATGCCAAAGGGACCGCAGAAAAAAATTCGCGCAGACGATTACCTATTCTCTGGTCATTGTACGCCACGCATATTGAGTGGTTGGTTCACCCAGCTTTTGCAGGAAATCGCCCCGCCAACTGCTCGACTTCATTTTGAACCCATACCTATCTCGCCACAGCGCTTCCGGTATACGTATGGCACCCGCATGGCAGAGGAGGGAGTAAGTCAAATGGTAATCGCTGAGCGATTGGGCCATGTCGACCTTCAAAATGTCTCCCATTACATATCATCGTCGCCAAAAATTGTTGAAAATTATGACAAGGCGCTTAGCAAGTATTTGGAGCCACTCGCACAAGCATTTAAAGGTCAGATAATTGAGGGTGAAGCGCAGAGTACCCATAAGGGGGCACCTGGAAGTCGTATCCATGATTTTCGGGTCACGACAAAGGGCATTGGTAATTGTGCAGGGAAAGCTAGAGGATGTAGATTTAAAAAGCCTGTCGCCTGTTATACCTGTATACGATTTGAGCCTTGGCTAGACGCTCCCCATGAAAAGGTGCTGCGGGCACTCGAAGCTGACCGCGAGAAATGGAGCGATGACGAACGTATGGCAGCTGTTAACGATGTGCCTATAAAGGCGGTTAAAGAAGTTATTTCTACGTGCATAAAAATTTGGTCCCAACGCAAGCTAGAGGGTAAATCGGCATGA